Sequence from the Bacillus thuringiensis genome:
ATCCCAAAGAAAATTCCTACTACTAAAATGTTAGATACAATAACTGTTATAAATGTTACTATCGCTGTAATAGCCAACTTACTAGCCATCATTTTCTTTCGGTTAATAGGATAAGAAAACATAAGTAGTATTGTTTTATTTTTATATTCGCCAATTATTAACCTTGCGATTAATACACTACCAAAAATAATAAATGTTGCTCTTACTATTGTGCTAGCCATTAACAATATCGTCTCTGGATTCCTTATTTCTGCATCACCTTCTACTTGAGCGATGATGCTCACAAAGATCATTAATGCCAGTATAACAATATTTGCAATAATTGCTCTCTTCACGTACCAACCAAGCTTAAACTTTTTCAATTCTAGCTTCATTAAATGTAGCATGATAGTGTCCTCCTTCCTCCTAAGATTTAATCAATATAAATGACCCCTGTTTCACTTAAAATCTTCGCTTCATTTTTTGCATCACCAATCGTTCCTACTTTTATTCTTTCTGTACTTTTATCTTTCTTAAGTCCTTTTAAATCCACTATTACGTCAGTCAAATTACTTTTAGCCGTAAGTTGTAAAGAAGTCGGAACCCCTTTATACCGTACGCCAATATCCCCTGATTTTGTTTCTATAAATAATGATTTTCCTTCTGTCATATCTTTCAGCAATACTTCCCCAGATGTTGAAGTGATGTTCATATTTTCGTTTTTTACATTTTTTACATAATTATCGCCAGTAGTGGAAGTTATATTTACTTCTTGTAATGAACTATCTTTTAACATTAAATCTCCACTTTCGGATGTGAATTCACCCTTCTCTGCCGATAATCCTGTAATCATTTCATCTCCATATTTGCCTTTTGTCACGATGTTTTTTACTACTATATCGTTTATTTTCACATCACCCGATTTATTATTTACTACAATTTTATCTATTTCTTTCTTTGGAATAGCTATAGATATACTATTTTTCTTCCTAAACGTAAAACCATTAAAAAATCTAGTTACCTTTTGTTTTTGCTTAATCATAATTTTATTTTCGTCATTTTCTATTTTGACAGGATCTATCTCTTTATCTGCTTGTTCACCTTGAGCGGAAATTACTATTTTATTAGCGTCTGTACTTTTAAATTCAATATTCCAATTTTCATTGTCTACTTCTATTTCTTTTATATTATTTATATCAAAAGACTTTTCTTTCTTAAAATCTTTCCCTTGAAATACCTTAAAACCAAAAACCGCACTAGCAATTGTAATGAATAATATTGCAATTACTATCATTTTCTTCATTATTCATACCCCAGTTCGTTTTTGTTTTAAGCTTACTTCACGCCACATCGATCTTGTCGATTTTACGAAATGATAGATAACTAATGAAAATTCCTAATAAACAGAGCACGATTGGAATAGCTATAAAATCAAACATACTTACTTGACCGTTTCCAGCACCAACGTTACCACTAATCAGCATACCAATTATTACTGCCGAAGTTATCGTTGTCGGTGTCGATTTCTTTCTCATTCCAAAAAATAAAGGAATTAAGCTTATACCTGATATCATAAATGCACTTATAACAGTGGTTGGAACGGTAGCTATTATTTCACCTATCGTAGCAGGTGTTTCAATCAGTCCCATCATTGGACTCACAAAATATACAAGCAAACTGATAATGAAAGTCGCGATAATGGTACTCACAAAACAAAAACAAAAAACAATTGTTAATTTCGCACTCATTAGCATTTTCCTTTGAAGCGGATACATAAATGATAGTTGTATCGTTTTATTCTTATACTCATCAATTACTAAACGTGATAAAATGACCGAACTAAAAATAATGAATGTTATTCTAATAAAAATATTTGCTAAATCCATGTTCTGTTTGAAGTCAGAGAAGAGCACGTCTCCTTCAGCTTTCATTCCCAATGCCATAAGGCTTACTACAGCGAAAATTGCTATAATACAAATTGCTACACTTTTAAAGTAACTAGATAATTGATGCTTTTTCCACTCGAGCTTCATTAATCTAAGCATACAAACCACGCCTCCATTCTTTATATAACTGTCTCTACACTGCTAACATTCTAATTCCAGCAGTAACTACGCTTAACATTCCTATCATTAATAGAATTAACAACCATTTCCGCTCTGGTTTCCTATAATATAAAATCCCGCTTATGAACATTACGACCAATCCACTTACTAGATTCACTAACAATCCATTAAGCATGAATGCCCTCTCCATCCATTACATTTAAGAAATATTCTTCTAAGGAACTATGTTTCTTATTAATACTTTCTATTTCCACATCGTTCATAATAAGTGCTTTTGAAATGGCTTGCTGAGACACTGCCGTATCATACACACGAATCATATTTCCGCTCATTATTTTATAATTTTTTATACCAAGTTTATCTTCTAAAATATAAGCTGCACGCTTCACATCAGGAACAGTAATTTCAATGTACTCTGTTTGTTTTCCGTTAATACTCTTCATTGAAACTTCTTTTATTAGTTTTCCATTTTGAATTACACCAATTGTATCCGCCATTAGTTCCATCTCACCTAAAATATGACTAGAAACTAATAATGTAATGCCATATTCTTTGCAGAGCATTTTAAATAAGTCTCGTAACTCTTTAATACCAATTGGATCTAAACCGTTAATTGGTTCATCTAAAATGAGCAATTCTGGCTTTGTCACGATTGCCCTTGCAATACCAAGTCGTTGTTTCATTCCCAATGAAAAATCTTTTACTTTTTTATTATCTATCCCTTGCAGCTTCACTAAATGTAATGCATGGTCAATTTCATTTTTATCGTAATAGCCCATATATTCACAATGTAATTCTAAGTTTTCTTTCGCCGTTAATTTATCATAAAAGATTGGATATTCAATAATTGTCCCCATTCTTTTTAATACTTCATAAGATGTGTCTGTTAACTTCTCACCGAAAATTTCAATATCACCACTTGTCGGTTTTATTAAATTTGTAATCATTTTCATAATCGTTGTTTTACCAGCACCATTCGGTCCTAAGAAACCGTATATCTCTCCTTTTTTCACATGCATGTTAACGCTAGAAATAACTTCTTTCCCTTTAAACACTTTCGTTAACTGATTCGTTTTTAATATATAGGTCATGTCACTTTCCCCTTTCGCACTACTTTATATTTCTATAATAGACAACGGAAATCTCTTTTTTCTTACCCGTTTCTTACAAATTCCTTACGCTGCAAAAAAGCTTGTAGAATCTCTTCTCTACAAGCTAAAACTGCATCTTCTTTAATGCAACTGTAAAAATTGTTTTTTCATACGGCTTACTAGAAAGATGAATTTTTCCATCCATCGCTTCCACAAGCCTTTTCGTAATCGTTAACCCTAAACCGCTCCCTTGGTACAATCTATTTCTTGAATCTTCAAGTGTGTACATACGCTCAAACACTTTATCAATATGAGATTCATCAATTCCTTTTCCTGTATCCCATACGTCTATATACACATTTGTTTCATCATCTCTTAGCATCATACCAAGTGTCTTTCCATCGTCTCCATATGTAATCGCATTTGATATTAAATTATTCAATACCCTGCCTAATACTTCTACATTTCCAAGTGCATATATATTTCTTTCTGGTATATCAATATGAACGTAAAAACCTTTCGTCGTAACTAAATCATAAAAAGATAAAATCTTCTCGCGACAAACTTCATTCATATTTACTTTTGTCATTTCGATTGCCTTGTCACCAGATTCTAACTTGGCTAGATCAAAAAACTTATGAATCAATTCCATTACTTCTAGTGTTTTCACATGCACCTTTTCAAGTAAGATTTGTTGTTCTTCTTTATTTATCGTTTTATCCTTATTTAACATTTCTGTATATCCAAGAATAACTGTTAGTGGCGTCTTTAAATCATGAGAAATATTTGAAAGCATTTTTCTCATCGAAATTTCTACTTTTGCATGATCTGCATTCGTTTTCTGTTTTGCATCTAATAATTGATTAATTGCCACTAATAATTTTTGCAATTCTAGATCATCCGTCATAACGAGTAACTTCTCGCCTGTTTTTTCATTTACAATACTTTCTAACTTTTCATATGTGTACCGTAAATTTTTACTACTACTTTTTCTCATTTTATACTGTATGTAAATGACACATAACAATATAAAAATAATACCTAATAACAAATTAATCATATTACATCACTTCCAGCTTATAGCCGATGCCCCATAACGTTTTAATATACTCTGGATTAGATGGGTCACTTTCGATTTTCTCACGCAACCTTCTCATATGAACATTAATAACGTTATCGTCACCGTAATACTCTTCGCTCCAAACTAGCGTATATATTTGTGCTTTTGTAAATACACGATTTTGATTCTTTACAAACAGTTTTAGAATCTCAAATTCTTTTAAAGTAAGTTTGAGAGGCTTCCCGTTTTTTTCCACAGTAAAATTAATTGGATCGATTGTTAAATCGCCAATTTGAATCATCTTTTCTGTTGTTTCTGTAGCCGAATATTTCGTAGATCTCCGAATACCAGCTTTTACACGCGCCGCCAATTCAATCATAGAAAATGGCTTACAAATGTAATCATCTGCTCCAAGTCCTAATCCAACAGCTTTATCAACATCTGTATCTTTTGCCGACATCATTAAAATCGGTACTGCACTCTTCTCGCGAATAATACGTACAACCTCTAATCCGTCTAACCTCGGCATCATGATATCAAGGATAACTAAATCAAAAGGTGATTTAAAAAAGGCTTGCACCCCTTCCTCTCCATCAGACGCGATTGTAACTTGAAAGCCTTCTTTTATTAAATACTTTTCCACCATCTCTTGAATTGAAATATCGTCTTCAACTAATAAAATATGATGTGACATATGTCTATCCCCTTTTTACAAACGTTAACAACTCAATTGTATCGTAACTACTACAGACTGGAAACAATTATATGAATTTTCAAACCAACTTCCCTTCCTCCCCTAACAATGATATGATAAAATTCACTACGATTGTTCATAATTAACTTTATATAAAGGAGACTTATCATGTCAGAAAACAAAAAAGTAAGCTTAGCTGATTTAATGCGCGAACAACTTGCAAAGAAAAAGCAAGGAAATGGAAATGGGTCAAATAATACAAATCAAAGCCAAGAAACGAAAAAATTACAAAACCAACAAACTAAAAAAACAAACAACCAACGTAGACGTACAGGTGTATAAATGAACGGACAAAAACGTTCTAATATCGCACCCGGTCTTGAAGTTGATATTGTATTAAAACAAGATCAACGCACCGGCAAATTAACACGTGGAATTGTAAAAGATATTTTAACAAACTCCCCTTCCCATCCGCATGGTATTAAAGTACGATTGCAGGACGGGCAAGTCGGTAGAGTACAAAATATCGTTCAATAAGAAAAAGGAGCTCAAGTAAACTCGAGCTCCTTTTTCTTTATTAACCTTTAATTTTTTCGATGAAAACTACTTTTAAATAGTCTCCTTCTTTAAATTGATCAATGGTACGGAAATCTTCTGGTAAAGAATGTTCTTCTAATATTTTATATTTGCCATTCATTTCTTTAAATGCCGTATCGATAAATCCTTTAAACTTTTTCATATCAAATGCGCTACAATTTGTAGAAGCAACGATAATCCCGTTATTTTCTGTAATCGCAATTGTTTCTTTTAATAAGTTTTTATAATCTTTCGCTGCACTAAATGTATATTTCTTTGAGCGTGCAAAGCTTGGAGGGTCAAGTACGACCATATCGAATTTCATCTTTTTCTTAGCTGCATATTTGAAGTACAGAAAGACATCTTCTACAATAATGTCTTGCGCTTCATAATCAATTTCATTTACACTAAACTGCTCAATCGTTTTACTTAAACTACGATTCGCAAGGTCAACACTCGTCGTTTTACTCGCTCCACCAAGCGCTGCAAATACAGAGAAAGCACCTGTATAAGAGAACATATTTAACACAGTTCTTCCCTTTGCATACTTATCACGAATTTGTTTTCGAACGTTACGCTGATCTAAAAATACACCAACCATCGCTCCGTCGTTTAAGTACACCGCAAAGTTCACACCATTTTCTTTTACGATAAGCGGGAACTCGCCGCGCTCTCCTGCTACAAAATCATCGCCTTCAATGTATTTCCCTTTCGTATCAAAACGCTTTTTCTCATAAATCCCTTTAAAGTTTGCTACTTTTTGAAGAGCTGCTATAATCTCATCTCTGAAAGTATAGATTCCCTCACTATACCAGCTTACTACATAATAACCGTCATAATAATCAATGATTAAGCCTCCAAGACCATCACCTTCGCCATTTACAACACGGAATGCTGTCGTATCATTTGATTTGTAAAATTGTTTTCGTTTATGTAAGGCCGATTTTATTTTACTTTCAAAAAAAGATTGATTAATTTGTTCACTCTCTTTTCTCGTTAAAATCCAGCCGTATCCTTTATTTTGTTTTCCATAATAACCTTTTCCGACAAAGTTGCTCTTCTCATCTACTACTTTGATGATTGTCCCTTCTTCACGGACGTCATTTAAATTTTGAATTGCATCTTTTAAAATAAGCGGATATCCACTTTTAATTTCTTTTATAAATTTCGGTTTTATTTTTACAGTTACTTCTGATCGCATATAATAACTTCCTTTCCATTTGCATGCTTTCTCTATAGGAAGCATTTCAAAAACGAGACTGAAAAACAGCCTCGTTTCACTATACCATATTATTGCTTTGCTAGTACAACTCGCTCATTCTCTCGCTTAGCCACCATGTATTTACTACATTTTGAAATGGAAATCCTACTGTCCAAAACAATAAAAAAACTTATTTATTTTACATTTACCATTTACAATGATAATGATTTTCATTATCATTTAATGTATATGAGTTCTCGAAAATAAAGGCAATATTTATAGGAGGAATAAACATGATTATTGTTACAAATACAGCAAAAATTACAAAGGGAAATGGACATAAATTAATTGAACGTTTTAATAAAGTAGGTCAAGTTGAAACGATGCCAGGCTTTTTAGGGTTAGAAGTTCTTTTAACGCAAAATACAGTTGATTATGATGAAGTAACAATTAGCACACGTTGGAATGCAAAAGAAGATTTCCAAGGTTGGACGAAGAGCTCAGCATTTAAAGATGCTCACTCACATCAAGGCGGGATGCCAGATTATATTCTTGATAATAAAATCACTTACTACAATGTTGAAGTTGTACGTATGCCAATGGCTGCAGCACAGTAAACATATTTCTTTTTTAAAGTATAGAATATGAGAAGCGTTACCACTTCTCATATTCTATACTTTTTTATTTACTGTCTTTTTACTAGCTTCGCATGCACGACTAACCTTCCCGCTTCCGGATCGAGTGCATAGTCACACGTCGAAAGTGTTACGATTTGATCACTTGCTGTCAATTTTGCATCTGTTTTGTACAGCGATTTTTCTTGAATTTTCTCCAAAAATAATGTGTATTCCGTATCACTACTAAAATCCGTTTCAATGTAATAAAAATCAGTTGTTGTTGTATACACCGAGAACACTTCAAGATCATATCCTTCAAATAATGTATCGTAATATAATTTACGATGCGACATGAAGAACTCTTCATCTAACATTTTCTTTAAACTTCCAAACATAGAACCATCTTTCATACGATGACCATATAAAATAGTATTTCGATTTTGAGATTTCACATCATTACGATAGTCCATAAAGATGCTTCCTGCTCTCATATCTTCACCTTTATAATTACGAAATAAATAGTAATCATTGTCTTTCGCTTGAACGATTGGATAATTAATTTGTGTATCATCCATCGTAACCCATCCAACTATCTCTTGGTTAATTTGCTGCAGAGCCTTGAACTGTTTACGTACTTCCCCGTCTTGTGATTGCTCTTCCATCGGACTTTTTTCATAAATATTTTGTGCTTCGGCCATTACTTTACGATTTTCATAGTAATCCATGAAAATATCACCTAATTCATATACTGAATAGAAAAAGGTACCTAAAAAGACAACTGTAAGTATTCGTTGAAAAAAAGAATTCTTCTTCCGTTCTTTTTTACTACTCAAATTATCACCTCAAAACGGATTATGCTCAGCCTTTAGATTCCCATAGGTACCATGTATAATCCTGTATCTTCATCTTGCTTTACAACGACATCTACACCGTATATCGTCTTTATCATACTCTCTGTCACAACATCATTTGGCTTACCTTTCGTAACAATCTCGCCATCTTTCATAACAATGATGTGATCACTATAGCGAATTGCCTGATTAATATCGTGTAATACCATGACGATCGTCAATCCATGTACTTCATTTAACTCTTTTACTAGCTCTAATATTTCAAGTTGATAATAAATATCTAAATAGGTCGTCGGTTCATCTAAAAAGAGCATTGGTGTTTTCTGAGCTAACGTCATAGCAATCCAAACACGTTGTCTTTCTCCACCAGATAAAGCGTGAATTTCTTTATCACGTTTACTTAATAAATTCGTACATGCTAAAGCCCTTTCGATTGCTTCTCTATCTTCATCCGTTTGCGCGGAAAAAATATTTTTATGAGGCATACGACCAAAACTTGTTAATTTCTCTACCGTCATATCTGCCGGTGCTTCATTTTGTTGATGGACAACGGCTAACTTTCTAGCAAACTCTTTCGGTTTATATTGGCTAATCGCCTTCCCATCCAGTATGACCTCTCCGCTACGAGGATCATGATTTCTTGACATCACACCAAGTAATGTCGATTTCCCGCAACCATTTGGACCAATAATTGTTGTAATTTTACCAATTTCTATTTCACTACTAACCAACTTTAATCGATCCGTTACATTATCATACGAAAAGGTTACATTTTTAATTTCCATGAACTTTATCACTCTTTCTAAGCAAGAATATTAAGAATGGGCCACCAATAACTGCCATAATCGTTGCTGCTGGAATTTCGTTAGGTGGCACAATTAACCTTCCAATCGTATCCGCCGTCAAAATTAATAACGCACCTGCCAGAGCAGAAAACGGAATTAATACTTTATGATCTGAACCGACTAGTTGTCTTGAAATGTGCGGAACGAGTAATCCTACGAAGGCAATAACACCTGCAATCGCTGTTGATACCGCTGCTAAGAGTACTGCAATAGCAGAAATAATAAGACGAACTCTCGTCACGTGCAAACCTAAGTTTTTCGCAGTCTTATCTTGTAGCGATAATAAGTTACACCAAGCTCCTACAAACAGAGCAAGAACCAAACCAATTGTTCCATACGTAACCATTATTTCTACATCGCCCCACGTCTTCATCGTTATATTAGAAGTCGTCGTTTGCTTAATACTCTTAATGAAATATCCGCAAATCGTAATGAACGATTCATTTAATCCAGTAAACATCGCATTAATAGCTATACCAACTAAAATAATACGAAGTGGACTTAACCCTGACTTCCATGAAAATGCATAAACGAGATAACACGCAAACGCACCACCTAAAAAGGCGAATACTGGTGTCCAGAAAAAGAATTGCGGGAACAACGTTATAATAACAAGTGTCATAAAACTTGCTCCTGAAGATATCCCAATCACTCCAGCATCAGCAAGTGGATTTTTCATAACAGCTTGAAAAAGCACACCTGAAACAGCAAGAGCCGCTCCAGTGAATAACGCAATAATAATACGCGGAAAACGTAAATCTTTAATCACTTCAACATCTTCATTTCCACCTGTAAATATCCCTTGTACAAGCTCAACAATACCTACTTCTAAACTCCCTTTCATCGCTGACAATGATGTCATAACGATAAGTAATGCAGTAACAATGAGGAAACTCCAAGTTTTTTTATTCATTCTACTCTTCCTTTATATGAAAATGCATCACGGATACATCATTTTTTTCAATTCATCTAACGCTTCAATTGCTGCTAAATTTCCTGTCGTTCCAAATAAACGCTCTTCTAAATCGTAAACACGATTATTTTTAACTGCTGCAAAATGCTTCCAAATGTCATTCGTTTTAAATTCTTTATCAAACATTTTTACAACTTCTTCAGGCATACCATGAGCTGCTCGTAAAATAATATCTGGATCAGCTTTCTTTAAATACTCTGTATTAGAAGCTAAATATTCTACTTTTTCACCTTGCACAATATTTTTACCACCTAGTTGTTTCACTAAATCTCCAATATAAGAATGCTCTGTTGCTACTAAATAACTTCCAGGCACACCTAATAAAATAAGTACTGTCGGTTCTTTCTTTCCTTTTACTTCTTTTCGAATGCTAGCGACTTTTTTATCTACCTTAGTTACAACTTCTTCAGCCTGCTTTTCGCGTCCATATTTCTTACCTAAATCGCTAATGGAATTTTGCATATTTTTCAAGCTTGTTAAATCTAAAAATTTTGCTTTCATGCTTACACCATCAAAAATCGGTTTTAATTCATATTCAAGTGTTGTCACAGATAACACTTCTGACGGCTTTAATGATTTTACCTTTTCCATATCTGGACTCATTGGATTCCCAACTTCAGGTAAACCTTTATATCGCTTCGGTAAAGTTTTAGAACTTGTTGGTACACCAACTAAATCTACTTCTAACGCATCCATAATTTCAGTAACAGCAACTGTCGTTGCAACAATTCGCTCTTTACTCTCACTCTTTACCTGCTTTAGTGTTTCTTTTTTTGGTGATGAGCATCCAGCTATACTCATTAACAGAATGATAGCCATTAGCACACTTGCGATTTTCTTCACTCTTAATCACCACTCCTTTCCAAACAATATGAAACAAGTCTTGATGCACGCGAACATGCATCAAGACTCCAAAAATTACAATCTACCTGCTCTATATTTACGAACTAGTAAAGCAAGTGACCCAAGCAGTAGCACCATGTATAAACCTAGTTGTGCTGTATCTGCTGTTTTTGAGTTTTTTTCTTTTTTCGCATCATTATTTGTAGCTTCATTTTTCTTCTTACCATCTGCATTTCGGTTAAAATCAGGCGTAGCAATTGTTTTTACATTATCTACTTTCGGCGTAATTACCGGATTTTTCGGTTCATTCTTCGGCTCTTCTTTTACCGTTCCTACAGCACCAATCTTCGTCGTATCAAATTGGATTTGTACGTCGTAGAAGTGATGGTAGTTCATTGAATCGATATCTACTTTTACCTTTGCATTTAATTTTGCAAATAAATCATTAGCTTCAAATTCTACGACTCTTGTATTTGTGGCCTTATCTTCACTTACTACTTTTGCATCTGCAAATTCACCATTCTTTTCTGTTTGGAATTTCGTGATCCATTCACTATTTTTTAGTGTCATTGCAATATACTTCTTACCATCTTTCACCGTTAACCTTGCTGGACTTACAACATATTGATTCATCATTGAAATTTCTTCAGTCTTATCTTTTAACACTTTAAAAGCAATATCGTACTGACCATCCTTTAAATTTTTCGGATCAACTGTTGGATTTTCATTTAGATTATTCGTTCCATTTTGGTTATCGTTTCCGCCTTGATTACCATTACCATCTTGGTTACCTAAAGCTTTAATACTACCTTTATCAAATACAAATTGAATATCGTAAAAATGATGGTAATTCATTGAATCGATATCTACTTTCACTTTTGCATTTAATTTCTTAGATAGATCAGCTACTTCTACTTCCACTACACGTGTATCAGCTTGCTTATTCTCACTTAGTACATTTGCATTAACAAATGAATTATTCTTTTCAAATTCAAACTTTGTAATCCATGAGCTATTCGTTAATGTGAATGATACATATTTCTTACCATCTTTCACTTTTAACACACCTGGACTTTTCGTATATGTGTTCATCATTGAAATTTCTTCCGTCTTATCTTTTAACACTTTAAAACCAATACTGTATTCACCGTCTTTAAGAGCATTGGGATCAATTGTTTTGTTATCGTCTTGGTTGTTGTTTCCGCCTTGGTTGTCGCTTCCACCTTGGTTATTGTTTCCGCCTTGGTTGTCATTTCCACCTTGGTTGTCGTTTCCGCCTTGGTTGTCGTTTCCACCTTGGTTGTCATTTCCGCCTTGGTTGTCATTTCCACCTTGATTATCGTTTCCGCCTTGGTTGTCATTTCCGCCTTGGTTGTCATTTCCACCTTGGTTATCGTTTCCGCCTTGGTTGTCATTTCCGCCTTGGTTGTCATTTCCACCTTGGTTGTCGTTTCCGCCTTGGTTGTCGTTTCCGCCTTGGTTATCATTTCCGCCTTGGTTGTCTAACGGTTTAATACTATCTTTATCGAATGCAAATTGAATGTCATAGAAATGGTGATAATTCATTGAATCGATATCTACTTTTACTTTTGCATTTAACTTTTTAGATAGGTCGTTTACTTCTACTTCCACTACTCGTGTATCAGCTTTTTTATCTTCACTTAATACACTTGCATCAACGAACGAACCATTTTTCTCAAATTCAAACTTTGTAATCCATGCACTATTCGTTAATGTGAATGATACATATTTTTTACCATTTTTCACCTTTAACACGCCTGGACTCTTTGTATACGTGTTCATCATTGAAATTTCTTCTGTTTGATCTTTTAAAGCTTTGAAATTGATTCTGTATTCACCGTCTTTAATTGTTTCAGCATCTGTTTTTTCTACTTCTGGCTTTTTATCACCGTCTGATTGTTTTTCTTCATTCTTAATTGGCTCAAGCTTTTCTTGATCAAATTGAAGTTGTAACTCATGCGTTTGTTTATAATTTCTTGATGCCACTTCGATAAATACTTTTGTATTTATCTTTTTAGATAAATTGTCTACTTCGAATTCTACTACTCTTGTATTTTTCTTTTTATCTTCACTTACTACTTTTGCATCAACAAATGAACCATCTTTTTCCGTTTGGAAATTTTTAATTGATGCATTATCTGTTAACGTTACAACCGCTTTTTTCTTACCGTTTTCTACTTTTAATACTCCTGGATTTACCATGTAAGTATTCATCTTAGATTCTTCATCTGTTTGATTTT
This genomic interval carries:
- a CDS encoding ABC transporter permease, which gives rise to MLHLMKLELKKFKLGWYVKRAIIANIVILALMIFVSIIAQVEGDAEIRNPETILLMASTIVRATFIIFGSVLIARLIIGEYKNKTILLMFSYPINRKKMMASKLAITAIVTFITVIVSNILVVGIFFGIDSYFSILPNSFTVDQLMQEGIKLVPLAIATAGMSLIPLYFGMRKRSVPTTIVSSLIVVSIAMNSNPEFPTATFLPLQLALAAIGVVIAYYGIKNIEKEDITV
- a CDS encoding DUF4097 family beta strand repeat-containing protein, whose translation is MKKMIVIAILFITIASAVFGFKVFQGKDFKKEKSFDINNIKEIEVDNENWNIEFKSTDANKIVISAQGEQADKEIDPVKIENDENKIMIKQKQKVTRFFNGFTFRKKNSISIAIPKKEIDKIVVNNKSGDVKINDIVVKNIVTKGKYGDEMITGLSAEKGEFTSESGDLMLKDSSLQEVNITSTTGDNYVKNVKNENMNITSTSGEVLLKDMTEGKSLFIETKSGDIGVRYKGVPTSLQLTAKSNLTDVIVDLKGLKKDKSTERIKVGTIGDAKNEAKILSETGVIYID
- a CDS encoding ABC transporter permease; this translates as MLRLMKLEWKKHQLSSYFKSVAICIIAIFAVVSLMALGMKAEGDVLFSDFKQNMDLANIFIRITFIIFSSVILSRLVIDEYKNKTIQLSFMYPLQRKMLMSAKLTIVFCFCFVSTIIATFIISLLVYFVSPMMGLIETPATIGEIIATVPTTVISAFMISGISLIPLFFGMRKKSTPTTITSAVIIGMLISGNVGAGNGQVSMFDFIAIPIVLCLLGIFISYLSFRKIDKIDVA
- a CDS encoding ABC transporter ATP-binding protein: MTYILKTNQLTKVFKGKEVISSVNMHVKKGEIYGFLGPNGAGKTTIMKMITNLIKPTSGDIEIFGEKLTDTSYEVLKRMGTIIEYPIFYDKLTAKENLELHCEYMGYYDKNEIDHALHLVKLQGIDNKKVKDFSLGMKQRLGIARAIVTKPELLILDEPINGLDPIGIKELRDLFKMLCKEYGITLLVSSHILGEMELMADTIGVIQNGKLIKEVSMKSINGKQTEYIEITVPDVKRAAYILEDKLGIKNYKIMSGNMIRVYDTAVSQQAISKALIMNDVEIESINKKHSSLEEYFLNVMDGEGIHA
- a CDS encoding HAMP domain-containing histidine kinase; the encoded protein is MINLLLGIIFILLCVIYIQYKMRKSSSKNLRYTYEKLESIVNEKTGEKLLVMTDDLELQKLLVAINQLLDAKQKTNADHAKVEISMRKMLSNISHDLKTPLTVILGYTEMLNKDKTINKEEQQILLEKVHVKTLEVMELIHKFFDLAKLESGDKAIEMTKVNMNEVCREKILSFYDLVTTKGFYVHIDIPERNIYALGNVEVLGRVLNNLISNAITYGDDGKTLGMMLRDDETNVYIDVWDTGKGIDESHIDKVFERMYTLEDSRNRLYQGSGLGLTITKRLVEAMDGKIHLSSKPYEKTIFTVALKKMQF
- a CDS encoding response regulator transcription factor, with the translated sequence MSHHILLVEDDISIQEMVEKYLIKEGFQVTIASDGEEGVQAFFKSPFDLVILDIMMPRLDGLEVVRIIREKSAVPILMMSAKDTDVDKAVGLGLGADDYICKPFSMIELAARVKAGIRRSTKYSATETTEKMIQIGDLTIDPINFTVEKNGKPLKLTLKEFEILKLFVKNQNRVFTKAQIYTLVWSEEYYGDDNVINVHMRRLREKIESDPSNPEYIKTLWGIGYKLEVM
- a CDS encoding YwbE family protein — translated: MNGQKRSNIAPGLEVDIVLKQDQRTGKLTRGIVKDILTNSPSHPHGIKVRLQDGQVGRVQNIVQ
- a CDS encoding class I SAM-dependent rRNA methyltransferase: MRSEVTVKIKPKFIKEIKSGYPLILKDAIQNLNDVREEGTIIKVVDEKSNFVGKGYYGKQNKGYGWILTRKESEQINQSFFESKIKSALHKRKQFYKSNDTTAFRVVNGEGDGLGGLIIDYYDGYYVVSWYSEGIYTFRDEIIAALQKVANFKGIYEKKRFDTKGKYIEGDDFVAGERGEFPLIVKENGVNFAVYLNDGAMVGVFLDQRNVRKQIRDKYAKGRTVLNMFSYTGAFSVFAALGGASKTTSVDLANRSLSKTIEQFSVNEIDYEAQDIIVEDVFLYFKYAAKKKMKFDMVVLDPPSFARSKKYTFSAAKDYKNLLKETIAITENNGIIVASTNCSAFDMKKFKGFIDTAFKEMNGKYKILEEHSLPEDFRTIDQFKEGDYLKVVFIEKIKG
- the isdG gene encoding heme oxygenase, which codes for MIIVTNTAKITKGNGHKLIERFNKVGQVETMPGFLGLEVLLTQNTVDYDEVTISTRWNAKEDFQGWTKSSAFKDAHSHQGGMPDYILDNKITYYNVEVVRMPMAAAQ
- the srtB gene encoding class B sortase, coding for MSSKKERKKNSFFQRILTVVFLGTFFYSVYELGDIFMDYYENRKVMAEAQNIYEKSPMEEQSQDGEVRKQFKALQQINQEIVGWVTMDDTQINYPIVQAKDNDYYLFRNYKGEDMRAGSIFMDYRNDVKSQNRNTILYGHRMKDGSMFGSLKKMLDEEFFMSHRKLYYDTLFEGYDLEVFSVYTTTTDFYYIETDFSSDTEYTLFLEKIQEKSLYKTDAKLTASDQIVTLSTCDYALDPEAGRLVVHAKLVKRQ